Proteins found in one Bactrocera oleae isolate idBacOlea1 chromosome X, idBacOlea1, whole genome shotgun sequence genomic segment:
- the LOC138858047 gene encoding uncharacterized protein, with amino-acid sequence MPPPRRRRVKSLAGSEESGPSTITVDTSGDEMVGPPVRSPPRQKARLGSAGETGGEEGGSGSCSGCGKGDTAEKAAVHPAKSGEGEVRVTSAYVGAQKSGTAEVGLVRGDEGATKTGAKKASASKGSVGR; translated from the coding sequence atgcctccaccacggaggaggagggttaagtcCCTCGCTGGGAGCGAAGAGTCGGGGCCATCAACCATTACGGTCGACACTTCGGGAGACGAGATGGTGGGGCCACCGGTAAGGTCCCCGCCTCGGCAgaaggcgcgtttggggtcTGCGGGTGAAACGGGGGGTGAAGAGGGCGGGAGCGGTAGTTGTAGCGGATGCGGTAAaggtgacaccgctgaaaaagcggctgttcaccccgcaaagtcgggcgagggcgAAGTGCGTGTTACGAGCGCTTATGTGGGCGCGCAGAAATCGGGCACTGCAGAAGTTGGTCTCGTGCGTGGTGACGAGGGCGCGACAAAAACGGGCGCAAAGAAGGCGAGCGCGAGTAAGGGTAGTGTGGGCAGAG